The DNA sequence GTCCAGCACCACCCCCTTTTGATGCACCCCGGAAGCAACAATCCGGGAAACACCCCGGATCTCCTTGCGAATGGCCAGAAATCGCTTGACGTTGGTCACCAACGTGTCCCAATCGAGCCCCTTGCGCACCTCTTCGTAAACCGAAGCATCCGCCGCATCCACCGAAAATTCGATCATATCCACCCCGGCTGCCAGCAGCGCCCGGGAGTTCTCTTCATCAAAGAGGGAACCGTTGGTGATGAGGCCGATTTTGCAGCCTTGCGCCTTGGCGTAGAGAAACAGTTGCGTCGCCTGCTCGTGGAGCATGGGCTCCCCGCCACCGGAAATCCGCAGATAAGCCCCGTGGGGCCCCGCTTCGTCGGCGATTTTTTTAAACAGCGCCTCCCCCATGTAAGGGGCATCCCGATAGCTTTGGCGAATGTTGGAGTTGGTATAGGGACAGTGGGGACATTTGGCGTTGCAGGGGTAGACCAGAGAGAGCACCAGCATCATGGGAAACGCCTGGGCTTCGGGGCGCAGGCCGTAATCGGACTGGGTGTGCTGAGGGGGCTGGTCAGGCTGGGGGGGCTGGTGTGGAGAGGCCTCTGACAGGTCGATCATCCCCTCCTCCCGGGTCAACTCAAGAGGGGATAGGCTGGAGGGGGCCTCTGATGGGGGGCTCATGGGTTGTTTTCCTGTTGTGGGTCAAACCAAAAAGGGCGGGTGCCAGCCAGGGTTTCCTCTTCATAATGCGCCCCGGCCACCTGCCAATCCCCACACCCCTGGCACAGCTCGGGCAGCTCCTGCCAGCGGTGTTCCCGGTGGAGCACCCGCAGCTTTTCGCCAAGAATCCCCCAAGCCTCTTTGACGGTCATCTCCCGAATGTTGCCCACCACAAAGCGTCCGTCATAGTCCACAGCACAAGCAACCACCGTGCCGTCTTGATGGATGGCCATGGTGTTATTGGCCCAGGGGCAGGCAATGCGAAAATCGTCTCCATGGATGATGGTGTCACTGCGGATCGATCCCTGAGCTCCCCACTCCAGCATGGGCCGCACCTTCACCTCCGCCCCCCGCTCCTGCCAATAGCGGCGATAGTCTTCCACCTCGTGGACATTTTCCTTCATGATGGAAAACTGTGCGGTAATCGATGGATAATCCTGCCCCCGCTCCAAGCGCCGGCGGCAAAGTTTTTCCACTGCGGGGTAAACCTTTGCCCATTTGGCCGGTTTGCGGATTTTTTCAAAGGTCTCCTTGCTCAGGCCATCCAGGCTCAGGATAAATCGCTTGAGGGGAGAGTCGAGAATTTTTTCGATATTGTCCCAGCGATCCAGCAGGGTGCCGTTGGAGTTCAACACCAAATTTTCACACCCGACCTGATGGGCAAAATCCAGCCGCTGCCAGAGCTTGTCCTTGAGCAGAAAAGCCTCCCCGTAAAAGGTGGGCCACACCTCGCATTGGGGCATCTCTTGGGCCACTTCCGTGACGATTTTTTCCCAGAGATCCTGCGCCATGTGTTTCAATTCCCGGGTCATCTCCACATGGGCGCAGTGGCTGCATTTCAGATTGCAGTAAGAGGTGTTTTCCACCACCAACTGGGGGGGAAAGGGGTGCTCCACCAGGTCGCGCTCGATTTTGAGCAGCTCCTGGCGACGTTCAGGGTTGGATAGATGGGGGGTCAATCGGGAATAGTCCACCGGATCCCTCATGGCAAAAGCCGGGGGGGCTGAAGAGTCCCCGCACTGGCTGGGAAGTCAACAGGAAAGAGTGCTCAAAACCGACAGGGATCGAGCCCCCTTTCCCAAACAGGCCACGCCGTTGAAAACAGATCCCGCGTAGCTTACGCATCCCAACCAGTTTATCACGTTTTGCCCAAAATCAGGATGGTGGATATGGGGCTTTAAAAAGAGAACGTGCTGCCGACAAAACAGGCCCGCCACAGCTTGCCCGCCTACCGGACTTTTTTTTCAGCTGGATCCACACCCTCCAAGGAATCATTGGGGGCCAACCGGCACCCTGGAAAGAGGAATCATCGGAGTCCAACCGACGCTCTGAAAAACCGATCCTTCAAAACCCTTTCAACAATCAAACAACATATTCTACAAATAGTGACGTTCCCCAACGCCACCCCCATTCCACCATCAACATGTCGGAGAGCGGGCAGTCGATAAAAATCGGTTTTCAACGCAACATGTCAGCAATGAATAACCACGATCAATCAAATACATACTCATTATCGGACAGAAACAGTGGACATTCCACCCCAAAACCCATTTTTTTTTCGGTACTGGTTACAAAATGTTTGGAAATTTCGGTCTCATGAGATATTCCTGTTACATGTACCATTTATAATCGCCTGCTGAAAATCAGTATTCACCCGGCATGGGAGGCTATCCCCCAACAGTTCATTTTTTTCAATTATCCCAAGGTTGCCATGTCCCCTACCCTCAGCCCCGCAGATGTTGGTTTTTTTCAAAAACTCAAGACAGTTTTTGTTCGTCCCAAGACTTATGAGCTGGACGATCTCCCTTGCGAAATCCACCTCATGGGAGATGAGATCAAGATTCCCCACAACGATCTGCCCATCCGGCTCCATCTGGGGCGGGAAAAGCGGGGCAAGACCTTGTGGCTCTACCCTGAAAATCCATTGGATCTTGAAAATGTACCGGCTGAAAACAATTTTCTCATCTTTGACCCGGAACGCTATTTTTCAGAGTCCAGTGGCTTTATTCGGCTGGAGCCGGGTGAATCCGTGGTGCTGGGGCGAAAAAACAAACAGCAACAGGCCTTCTTTCACTTTCCCCGCACCGTCTCCCACCGCCACCTGACGGTCTGTCACGGGGGAGATTCGTTCGTCTTCAAGGATCTGACCAACGATTCCGGCACCTACATCGCCCCCCTGGGAGATCAACTGGAAGAAGAGCTGGCCGCCTCCAAACGCTTGAGCCGTCTGGCGCGGATCCGGGATATTTTTGGCGGCCCCATTGAGCTTTTACCAAATGCAAAGGCCCTGGACCTCATCCGTCAGGTCAACACCATCCTGGAGACCGAAGCGAGCCGCCCCCTGGATGATCGGGGCTGCCCCGGGGGCATGGTCACCCCTCCGGAAGGCATCTCTCCCCTCATCATCGGCGATCTCCACGGTCAGGTGGACAACCTGCTCAAAGTCTTAAGCGAAAACCATTTCCTGGAACGGCTGGAATCGGGTGAGCTGTATGTGGTGCTACTGGGGGATGCGGTCCACTCGGAGATCGACGGCTGCCTGGAGGAGATGGAAGACTCCATGCTGATGATGGATCTGATCTTCAAGCTGAAGGTGCGCTTTCCCCACCAGATTTTCTATCTGCGGGGCAATCACGACAGCTTTTCCTCGGAAGTGTGGAAGTGCAACATTCCCCAGGGGGTGGTGTGGGAGCAGCAAATCCGCAAAAAACGGGGAGCGGCTTACAAGGAAGAGATGGATAAAATGTACGAGCAGCTGCCGTGCGTGGTCTGCTCCGATCAGTTCGTCGCCTGCCACGCCGCCCCGCCCAAGGCCCATGTCACCCAAGAGCTGCTCATCAACACCTACCGCTATCCGGGCTTGGTGAAGGAGATCATCTGGAATCGCCTGCGCCGCCCCAACTATCCGGCAGGCTACACCAAAACCGACGTGATGCGATTTCGCAAAGGGGTGGGCGTAGCCCCTGAAACCCCCTTCATCGTCGCCCATAACCCCCTGTCACGGGATGTCAGCGTCTGGATGGATGTGGGTGAAATCAAAGACCATCACATTGTTTTCAGCGGTCTGGTCCATCAGGTGAGCGTTTTCAGCCCCATCAAAGGCAAACTCGTCCCCTTGATCTACACCACCGAACCCTTGATTGACCTGGTCAACCGGCTGTAAAAAATCGAATCATGGCAACCGACTGCAAAAAAGATGGGAACCAATCACCCTGTTTCAGCCACCAATACTTAAAGTCGGCAACCCTTGACAGAACAAATTTTTTGATTGACACAGAGAAAATTCGTCTGTATTCTTGACAGAGACAGGAAGGAGAATGTGCCATGAAAACCAAAAAAATCTTAGCCGCTCTTTCAGCGCTTGTACTTGCCAGCCTACCGTCTCTGGCAATGGCCACGGCCATGCTGATGAACGGGCTGTAATACCTCCCCTTTTGCGAAAACTGCTGCGCCAGCCACCACCACGCTCTGGTGGGGGCTGAGCAGCCCATGCCCCCTTCCACATTTTTTTTGGACTGGAATTGGCGTCAGCCCCACCAGACCCCTGCCAGTCTGTTTTCATTAAAATCCTGCCAACCGTTTTTCAGCAGCCCGAATGTGATCCTTGATATCACGCATCACTATTCGATCGTAGGCGTTGTTAAAAACAAGTTCACCATTATTCTCCAAACGAATTCTTAAATGCAACACATCCAATGCATCATAAAAATAGGATCTAGCCAGCTTGGTATCCTTTTTTGAATCATACCCGAACCCAAACAAAACAAACCCCATAGTATCCAAAACAGCTGGCCTACTTCCCTGCAACTGTTGATTCCCAACCATCTCATTGATTGTTTTTATGTTTTCCTTGGCAAATTTTTTGGCCAGGTAGCGGTTGGACATGTCCATGGCAGACATAAATGCAAACCCATTCCTCCCGATTACCTTTGAGTAAACATATCTTTCTTTCAAAGACGCCAGCTGATCATCATCCTTACAAAGTTTGCTTTTAGAACAATTTTCAAGCTCCACCAAAGCTGATTCTGCTTTTTTTATAATCCCATCATAAAAAGGAATGATTTCCTCAAAAGAGTAAAGATAGGTCCTTGTCTCCATAATATTTGCAATCAGAAACTCATGATTCAAATTTCTTATTGTTGGATCAGATCCCAGCAAAAACTTGAAGGCATGATTTTGTTCATACCCTTCGCCCAGAATCCACTCTAACATCGCCAAAAACAGATGGACATATGAGTCCTTATCCGCCTGTTTTCTCAATTCTTTCAAATTCATGATAGCGCTGGTCTCAGCGATCGGGCAAGAAGCTCCGGAAAGAGGAGGAGAGGCACCCATTCTGGCAATTTTCTTAAGCAGATTTTCTATACTGGCTGGAGCGCCCTGGTCTTCTTTAAAAACAGACTCCACCCCTTCTCCAACCTTACCTCCATGACCTTCCCCACCCCCATGCTCACCACTTTCCAACCTCTCTTGCCACTTTTCATCAAACAGGTAACGTCGCAACTCTACACTAATTCTCCGCATATTATCTTTAAGCTCTACCAGCCCACCTTCTTTATAGGGCCTCTTTTTTACCTCAGAAACAATCGGCGCAATAAATCTATTAAAAAAATGATAGGAAACACACAGCCTTTTAATCACACCCCCCACATCTTGGCCGCCATTCAGTTTTCTTTTGATATTATAATAATAAATGTCATTCTGGATCGCCTTACCCATACTCCCCAACATATAAGGCATTTGTTGATCCAACAATTCTTTCCGACCTTCCAAGGACAACTCATAATTTGGCCTGACTGGATTTTGCTGACCTCTACTGAAATGCATATTACCTACTGATTCCACTCGACTGATCAAATCGTCAAAATAGGGTGCAACGGCAGCAATAATGATTATTACCGGAAGAGTGGCAAGCTTTAGGTATCCCCAATCCACGATCCTAGTCCATGATTCATCAGTGACGACAAACCATACGGCAATGCCGAAGACTATCCCCAAATAGACACGGATAGCTTCCTTGCCACCAACAGCGATCATGGCGATGGAAAGCCATTCCTGATTAAAATAGCCACTGAAAGCGACGGAAATAACGACGAACGAAACAAGCGCTACGAGGACAATCAGGAGAAGGAACAGACAGATAAACCGGCCAATTTTATTGTTTTGGCAAAATCCAAACTGAAGTCCGGATTTATCCCACAAAAAAACTGCCAGGAAAGAAAAAAAAGCCGCCGCAACGAAAATACCCATATGACTCCCCCACGTTCATATTTTTAAACGCGATCATGCAGCTCTGTTTTAGCCACCCGAATGGATCACATGTTTGATGATTGCAGGGAATAACTCAAGGCAAATCAGTCCACAACAATGATTCTTTGGTGTTTTTTTCGCCCCAACCTACAGCGAGGGAAAGACTCCCAGCCGATCTCAAAAAAACGGCATCATCGGCCAAGTGGGGGGGCCATAGTGGCTCCAGTAGTGGGGGGCGTGGAGGAACCAATGGCCGGGACAGATGGGATATTGGGGGAAAAACAGAGGCACGTGGCGTTTCCTTATGTAGGAGGAGAAACCAGGCCCGCTCTCCGTCAGGCTTGGCAGACTATTTTTTCAGACGATCCCTGCACCTTTCAGACGATCTCTTCACCTTTCAGATGATCCCTGTACCCTGGGTAGAATCACCCGGAATTCAGCGCCGTCATCGATATTTTCCACCTCAATCTGCCCCCCCATCTGCCGCTCAACGATCATCTTGGCCATGTAAAGACCGATCCCGGTCCCCTGCTTTTCGCTCTTGGTGGTAAAATAGGGCTCAAAAATCCGCTCCACCGAATCGGGATCCACCCCGCCACCATTGTCCCGCACGATCACCACCGCCCCCCGCTCATCCTCCAGCAGCCGGATCACCACCTCGGGATCTTCCCGTGCGGTTTCCTGGAGCACATCCCGGGCGTTGGTGAGCAGTACCAGCATCACCTGGGAAAATTCGTTGGGAAAACCGTAAGCGTGGATGGCTTCGGTGGGGGGGAGATAACGCAGCAGAATACCGTGTTGGGAAAAGGCGATATCCACCAGAGAGAGGGTGTGGGCCACCACCCGGTCCGGCTCGAAGAGAACCCGCTCCTTGTTGGGACGGAAAAAATGGCGAAAATCATCAATGGTGGAAGACATCTTTTCGATGATGGAGCGCCCTTTGGCCTCCTGTTCGGTCATGAGTTCAGCGGTGAGATCGCCAAACTGAAAGGCATCGTTGAGGTTGGCTAGAATCAGGGAGAGGGCGTTGATGGGCTGACGCCACTGATGGGCGATATAGCTGATCATCTCCCCCATGGCAGCCAGACGTGATTGCTGAATCAAAAGCAGGCTGTTGCGACGGTTTTCCTCTTCCAGACGGTGACGCCGGGTAATGTCCTGGATGGTGCCCACCATGCGCAGAGGCTTGCCGGCCTCATCCCGCACCACCTCCCCCAGCTGATAGATCACCCGCTCCCCCGACTCTCCACCACCATCCATGCGGTGGACAATGTCCAACTTACCCCCATCTGGCGCCATCGCCGCCTCCAGGGCCTCGCTAAACAGGGAACGCTCGGCCTCGGGTATGGTATTGCAGAAATGCTCACAGCTTTGGGGAGCGGTCTCCGGGGTTACATCCAAAATCCGGAAGCTCTCCTCACTCCAGACCAGCCGGTCGCTGGGGATATCCCACTCATAGCTGCCCACCTGGGCGACCTTTTGGGCCTGGGTCAAACCATCCCGGCTGATGCGGAGCATCTCCTCCATCTGCTTGCGGGGAGTGATGTCCATGGAAATGCGGCAGATGCCGAAGAGGTTTCCCGAAATATCAATCATGGGAAAGCTGTTGGAAATAAAGGTGAGGGTTTCCTCCTCAAAGGCAAAAGTCTGTTCCGTCTGGATGTGATCCATTTTGCGGACCACCTCCCGGTCAAGATCCTCGATAATTTCGGCGATCCCCTGGCCGAAAAGATCCGAAGCCTTACGACCGACGGCGAGCTCCCGGTTCACACTGAACCTTTTTTCGAACTGCTTGTTGATCAACAGATATCGGCCATCCAGATCCTTGAGGCAGACCAGCACCATGGCGTTATCGAGGATGGATTGCAGCTGAATTTCACTCTCCCCCAGAAGGTGGAGGGCCTTGGAGAGAGAAGTTTCGATCTGCTTGCGTTCGGAAATATCCCGAAAAATACCCTGCACCAGACGATCATCACCGATACTGAAAACCGTAGAGGAGACATCCACCGGCACCTTGGCGCCGTTGGGACGCACAATCTTGAATTCCCGATTAAACTGTCGCCCCTGATAGGGCTGATTGCGCAGCAGATCCCGATATTGTTCCGCCTCTTCAGGGGGATAAAGATCAACCTGGAGGCGTCCGATGAGTTCCTCCAGGGGGCGCTTCATCAGGCGAGCCGCCGCCTGGTTGGCGTCGATAATCTCGTCGGTCTCCCCATGAATAAGAAAAATGGCATCCTGGGAGTGCTGAAACAGATTGCGATAACGCTCTTCGCTCGCCTTCAGACGGGTTTCCAGACTGCGGTGGTGCTGCCGGGCCAGATAGAGGCTGGTGTGGTGGCGCAGGCGGGCAATCATCTCCACCTGATCGGGCAGCTTGATGAGATAGTCGTTGGCCCCCAGAGAAAAACATTGGGCCTTCAGGGTGGGATTATCCCGCACCGTGAGCATGATGATAGGCACCCGGCGCATCCCGGCCACCCCCCGAAAATGGCGCAAAAGCTCCAGGCCATCCATACCCGGCATCACCATATCCATCAACACCACTGCCGGGTCCACCTCCCTGGCCTGCTCCAGAGCCTCTTCGGGATTTTGGCAATAGAAGAGTTCAAAACCGGGTTGGCTCTCCAGCATCCGACGGATCAACACCTCGGTGATCTTTTGGTCATCGACCAAAAAGACCCGCACCAACTCTTTTTTGGGCTTTTTATTTAAATTCGGATCCATAGGGATGCCTTAAGCTCTCCTGCCCCTGGTGGTTGGCTACATTGGACCTAACAATAAAGAGGGCCTGCTTCAGCAGGGACCGAATCACCTCCAAATGAGATGGGACATCAGATAGATGGTCACACCGGTAACAGAAACATAGAGCCAAATGGGAAAAGTCCATTTGGCCAACCGCCGGTGTATCTCAAATCGCTCCGAAAGGGCCAGCCAAGCCGTCACTGGTACCAACAGCAGAATCACTGCGGCTAAAACAACGTGGGTAGCCAGGATGGTAAAATAGACCGGCCTCACCCACCCCTCCCCCTGGAAAGGCTGAAAACCGACCTCAAAATGGTAGTAGAAGTAGAACACCAAAAAAAGTGCCGAAGCCCCCATGCCGATCATCATGAAACGTCGATGGGCTTCACGATTCCCGGCACGGATGTGGCGGTAGGCGATAAAAATGGCTGTGGCAGCAGCGATATTCAAAAAGGCGTTGACGTGTACAAGAGCCAAAACCGAACCCATGGCAGCACTTCCTTGATAGGGTTAAACGCTATCCCCCAAGATTCAGAACCACGCTCCCTGGAAAAAAAAACTGGGATCTGCCTCTTTTTAGGACAACGGATGGACGACAGACATTAAAAAAAGCCCCCAGCCATGACCTGATGACAACAGCCTGAAGCCCGTCGCAACAGGTTACACACTATGGCTGAATTCAGCCAACACGGCTAACAATGGTTTCCCATCAGCCCCAGAGATTTCACTGACCAGAATATTTTAAAGGGGCGGAAAAACAGACCTTTGGCTGCTCTGCTGAAAGAAACCCTGTTTCAGGTTCCAGGGAGCAACGTGCCATCCTGTTCAATTTTTTCACCCCCCGCAACACTTTTTTCCTGAATAGTGGCTGTTTTGACCAGATCGCGCTGGACAATATGCAGGGCTGGGGGCACTATTATCGGGCATCTCTGTAGTCGCAGGAAAAAGTGATTATTGTCGTCCAAACCAGACTATTGGCGGGGGCGAAACCGGGCAGCGCCCGAAAATAGACCGATCGGGAGGAATAGCGATCCCTTCCGAGGCCAGGAGGAAATCATGGGAAAAAAATCCAAGAAGGGGGATGAACCCAGCGGCAAGATTCTGGGACGTCTGGAAGATCAGACCAAAGAGCTTCTCGATCAGCTCTCTGCCCGCCAGGCAGCCTTACTGCGTAAAATCGCTGCCCAGGAGCAGGAAAACAACGAACAGCTGGAACAACTCTCCAACCGCAACAGAGCCCTCCTGGGCAAGGTCGCCGAACAGGAAGGACAATTGGAGCAACTCGCAGGCCGCAACGACGCCCTGCGGCACAAGGTGGCTGAAGGAGAAGGAGAGACCGACCAGCTGTCCGAACGCAACGCGGCCCTCCTACGCAAATTTGCCGACCAGGAAAAGCAGCTGGACCAACTTGCCGAACGCAACGCAGCCCTCCTGCGCAAAGTTTCCGATCAAGGCCAACAGCTCTCGGATCGCAACGATGCCCTGCTCAAAAAAGTATCCGCACTGGAAGAGCACTCTCAACAGCTGGCTGATCGCAACGATGCCATTCTACGCAAGCTGAAATCGATGACACCTGCAGGCGATTGGGAAAACGAAAACTGAAACCAAGGTTCGAAAAAAACGCACCCTGCAAACAAAGCCCCCCTGTTGGGCCCATCCCATCAGGGGGCAAATGCATGATCTCACAGGGACGTGAGGTCCCCACCACGCAAACCGGGATGTCGACGACCCAACGGCTTGGAGTCTTGCCGATTTTGCTCCAAGAAACCCCTGTTTTATCTCAAGAAAAATCGATCAAAAAAGCAGTTTCAGCCCAAAAATTCCCCGACCAACAGGCTCTTAAGACAGCGCAACCAAACCCTCACCAGCTCCGAGGGGTAAAATCCCCATCGTTGGCCAGGGCAACACTTTCTCCGGACTGAACAATCACAAAAAGCCCCTGACCCCGGGCGTAGGATTCGGCCTTTTCATCAGAAACAATCCCCGCCACCGCCCCCATCACCCGATAGCCATGGTATTGGGGGAAAAAGCCCTTGAACGCTTCGAGCCGTTGCAAATGGTCCCGCACATCAGCGACCGTCAGAGTGGATTTAACCTCCACCAGTACCACCGCTTCCCGATTGACAACCAGAATATCCACCTCCATATTGCTGCCGTCATCCCGCTTGCCCTTGACCCTTTGGGCAACCTGATGCACCGGAATCCCCCACTGGGCAAACAGGGTTTCACACCCCGGAGCCACCAGATTTTCGACAAATTGACCCCACTTGCTGGTGAGCCCACCGATCTGACGGGCCAAATCTCCCAGTACCCGGTCGGTTTCCCTCCGGGATTCAAGGTTCATCCGCTCCATCTTTTCCTGGGATTCACGGAACATTCGATCCGTCTCCTGAAACTTCCGATCCGTCTCCGCAAACTTCCGATCCGTTTCCGCACTCCTGAGGCGGTTTTCCTGGATCGTTTCCTGGAGTAATTTCCAAACACTTTCAAAAGTCGCCGTTTCACTCATCGAAGGGGCTCCTGATCGTCAAAGTTCGGGCTCTCTACTATCCTACTGGATTCACGCCCATCTTGAAATAAGGAAATATCCTTGCATTTCAATGCGCAACGTCAAAACCCTCTCTAACCATCCCCAAATCGGATAAAAACCTGCTGACAACTAAATATCCTGTCCTTTTTTATTCCGAACGCCTACCATCAATGCTTCAATGCCCCCCTCTTACATACGACTACGCATCCGGGAGGTGGTTCGGTTCAGACGGTGGATGAGTATTTCAATGATGTGGTCCTTGATTTTTTCCCGAATTTCGGTCCCCAGGCGCTTCATCAAATCCTGATCCAATTCCAACACCACCACCTCACCATCAGCCACCACACTGGTACTTCTGGGAGAGTCGGTCAGGAAAGCCATCTCCCCGAAAAATTCTCCGGGGCCCAAGCGGGCAATTTCAGCGCGCCTTTTGAGAATGGTGACGTGACCGATCAAAAGAATGAAAAAGGAGGTGTCCCGGCTGCCTTCCATGATGATCTGGGAGCCGTTGCGGTAGGTATGAAAATTGGTGGAGTGGCCGGAGAGCCGCTTTTTTTCGTAACCGGAAAGACGCTCGAAAAATTCCAGCCCTGCCATCAAGGCGATCACTTTTTGTCGATCCAGCCTGGTTTGTGCCATTGCCTCACTCTCCTGGAATCTCCCGGATACCCATCCCTCACGCCTTTATCAAAGCTCAACCCAGCCCGGCCTGACCAGATGATTTAGCCAACCTGCCCGGCCCGTGTCAATTGGCTCGACTCACCCGTGCATCCGAGAGTCTCAGCCGCCACCCAAAAGCCGTCGGTGCTCCACCATCAGGCAGAGATCCTGAACGCTACGCAGCCCCCCCCGCAGGGCGACCTTCATGGCATCTTCATTGACAATGCCTGATTGCAGCCACAACAGTCCGGCACCAATGGCCACAGCTCCATGGGCGATAGGGGGGGTCTGATCGGCACGGCGGAAAACATCGACGATATCCACTGCGACATCTCCGGGAATTTCCTTCAGGGAGGGATAGCTTTTTTCCCCGAATATCTCCATTCCCCCCGGGCGAATGGGAATGATGCGGTAGCCGGCCTGTTGCAGATAGTGGGCCACCCGATAGGAGGCGCGACCGGGTTTGGGGGAGAGACCCACCACGGCTATCACTTTGGCCGCTTGTAGAATTCGGGTCATGGTCGTGTCATCGAGGGTATTCATGGAAGTTAATCTCCTGGGATTCGTGTAGATAGCCAAAAAAGACCGACTGGCAAGATCGTTTTGGCTTAAACATCTCCACCGGAGGTCTCCCACCGATGGGGCTTTGCCAGAGATCTCATTGTGACGGCATTCCCGGCTTTGCTTTACGTTCCATGCCAACAGCCATCCTGGCTATCTGTCTGTTTGGCAAAAATGACAGGCCTTTTGGTAAAATGGAAAGCCCGCTGACAGGATGGCTGCCAGCTGCTCTCACGCCTTCCCTGTCACCGTCAATTGCACTCCTTGCGACCACTTTCCAGGCCTCCGATGGTCCAAAAAACCCGATCCTCCCCCGTGGGGGTATGGACCAGCCTGAATCGGCTGGAGACACAGAGGGGGTGGCCATCACCGG is a window from the Magnetococcales bacterium genome containing:
- a CDS encoding radical SAM protein, with translation MIDLSEASPHQPPQPDQPPQHTQSDYGLRPEAQAFPMMLVLSLVYPCNAKCPHCPYTNSNIRQSYRDAPYMGEALFKKIADEAGPHGAYLRISGGGEPMLHEQATQLFLYAKAQGCKIGLITNGSLFDEENSRALLAAGVDMIEFSVDAADASVYEEVRKGLDWDTLVTNVKRFLAIRKEIRGVSRIVASGVHQKGVVLDAAEKFWMEEIGIDAFIKRKFLTWGENTTLDGDRSADDTPYIDTDTVPCPFLFERLNIDTRGNVMVCGFDIAAKTSMGNVNDDTIAGIWHGAGFEHYRTLHLENRGKELELCASCPDWRYRSWKHNYWKVIGKAEESRQKKLGVSGEGDASSPGAVFSPSHTSSPTHSDGS
- a CDS encoding radical SAM protein, with translation MRDPVDYSRLTPHLSNPERRQELLKIERDLVEHPFPPQLVVENTSYCNLKCSHCAHVEMTRELKHMAQDLWEKIVTEVAQEMPQCEVWPTFYGEAFLLKDKLWQRLDFAHQVGCENLVLNSNGTLLDRWDNIEKILDSPLKRFILSLDGLSKETFEKIRKPAKWAKVYPAVEKLCRRRLERGQDYPSITAQFSIMKENVHEVEDYRRYWQERGAEVKVRPMLEWGAQGSIRSDTIIHGDDFRIACPWANNTMAIHQDGTVVACAVDYDGRFVVGNIREMTVKEAWGILGEKLRVLHREHRWQELPELCQGCGDWQVAGAHYEEETLAGTRPFWFDPQQENNP
- a CDS encoding metallophosphoesterase yields the protein MSPTLSPADVGFFQKLKTVFVRPKTYELDDLPCEIHLMGDEIKIPHNDLPIRLHLGREKRGKTLWLYPENPLDLENVPAENNFLIFDPERYFSESSGFIRLEPGESVVLGRKNKQQQAFFHFPRTVSHRHLTVCHGGDSFVFKDLTNDSGTYIAPLGDQLEEELAASKRLSRLARIRDIFGGPIELLPNAKALDLIRQVNTILETEASRPLDDRGCPGGMVTPPEGISPLIIGDLHGQVDNLLKVLSENHFLERLESGELYVVLLGDAVHSEIDGCLEEMEDSMLMMDLIFKLKVRFPHQIFYLRGNHDSFSSEVWKCNIPQGVVWEQQIRKKRGAAYKEEMDKMYEQLPCVVCSDQFVACHAAPPKAHVTQELLINTYRYPGLVKEIIWNRLRRPNYPAGYTKTDVMRFRKGVGVAPETPFIVAHNPLSRDVSVWMDVGEIKDHHIVFSGLVHQVSVFSPIKGKLVPLIYTTEPLIDLVNRL
- a CDS encoding PAS domain S-box protein; this encodes MDPNLNKKPKKELVRVFLVDDQKITEVLIRRMLESQPGFELFYCQNPEEALEQAREVDPAVVLMDMVMPGMDGLELLRHFRGVAGMRRVPIIMLTVRDNPTLKAQCFSLGANDYLIKLPDQVEMIARLRHHTSLYLARQHHRSLETRLKASEERYRNLFQHSQDAIFLIHGETDEIIDANQAAARLMKRPLEELIGRLQVDLYPPEEAEQYRDLLRNQPYQGRQFNREFKIVRPNGAKVPVDVSSTVFSIGDDRLVQGIFRDISERKQIETSLSKALHLLGESEIQLQSILDNAMVLVCLKDLDGRYLLINKQFEKRFSVNRELAVGRKASDLFGQGIAEIIEDLDREVVRKMDHIQTEQTFAFEEETLTFISNSFPMIDISGNLFGICRISMDITPRKQMEEMLRISRDGLTQAQKVAQVGSYEWDIPSDRLVWSEESFRILDVTPETAPQSCEHFCNTIPEAERSLFSEALEAAMAPDGGKLDIVHRMDGGGESGERVIYQLGEVVRDEAGKPLRMVGTIQDITRRHRLEEENRRNSLLLIQQSRLAAMGEMISYIAHQWRQPINALSLILANLNDAFQFGDLTAELMTEQEAKGRSIIEKMSSTIDDFRHFFRPNKERVLFEPDRVVAHTLSLVDIAFSQHGILLRYLPPTEAIHAYGFPNEFSQVMLVLLTNARDVLQETAREDPEVVIRLLEDERGAVVIVRDNGGGVDPDSVERIFEPYFTTKSEKQGTGIGLYMAKMIVERQMGGQIEVENIDDGAEFRVILPRVQGSSER
- a CDS encoding DUF420 domain-containing protein is translated as MGSVLALVHVNAFLNIAAATAIFIAYRHIRAGNREAHRRFMMIGMGASALFLVFYFYYHFEVGFQPFQGEGWVRPVYFTILATHVVLAAVILLLVPVTAWLALSERFEIHRRLAKWTFPIWLYVSVTGVTIYLMSHLIWR
- a CDS encoding DUF3782 domain-containing protein; amino-acid sequence: MSETATFESVWKLLQETIQENRLRSAETDRKFAETDRKFQETDRMFRESQEKMERMNLESRRETDRVLGDLARQIGGLTSKWGQFVENLVAPGCETLFAQWGIPVHQVAQRVKGKRDDGSNMEVDILVVNREAVVLVEVKSTLTVADVRDHLQRLEAFKGFFPQYHGYRVMGAVAGIVSDEKAESYARGQGLFVIVQSGESVALANDGDFTPRSW
- a CDS encoding cyclic nucleotide-binding domain-containing protein translates to MAQTRLDRQKVIALMAGLEFFERLSGYEKKRLSGHSTNFHTYRNGSQIIMEGSRDTSFFILLIGHVTILKRRAEIARLGPGEFFGEMAFLTDSPRSTSVVADGEVVVLELDQDLMKRLGTEIREKIKDHIIEILIHRLNRTTSRMRSRM
- a CDS encoding CoA-binding protein is translated as MNTLDDTTMTRILQAAKVIAVVGLSPKPGRASYRVAHYLQQAGYRIIPIRPGGMEIFGEKSYPSLKEIPGDVAVDIVDVFRRADQTPPIAHGAVAIGAGLLWLQSGIVNEDAMKVALRGGLRSVQDLCLMVEHRRLLGGG